In Citrus sinensis cultivar Valencia sweet orange chromosome 2, DVS_A1.0, whole genome shotgun sequence, a single genomic region encodes these proteins:
- the LOC127900256 gene encoding DNA damage-binding protein 1-like, whose protein sequence is MVYTFIRLRSSGLLATTLASLPFRGNIEEPNRLELAGKYRLRDFVNKIHHGSLNNPMLNSDKGKNPILTFGTVNGAIIIDVSLYYKQYHMLEKFQANLRKKTEGLRSLNHEQWRLFHDEERMTSAKEFIDGDLIEPFIDFGNTLTQEISTAVHVFVEKLVKLVEELKRVTLTCN, encoded by the coding sequence ATGGTGTACACTTTTATCAGGCTACGAAGTAGTGGGTTGCTAGCAACAACTTTAGCCTCTCTACCGTTTAGAGGGAATATTGAGGAACCAAACCGTCTTGAGCTGGCTGGCAAATACCGTCTTAGAGACTTTGTCAATAAGATACATCATGGTTCCCTTAACAATCCCATGTTAAATTCTGATAAGGGTAAGAATCCAATCCTAACTTTTGGCACTGTTAATGGtgctattattattgatgtttCCCTATATTATAAGCAATACCATATGCTAGAGAAATTTCAAGCAAACTTAAGGAAGAAAACTGAAGGCCTGAGAAGTTTAAATCATGAGCAGTGGAGGTTATTTCATGATGAGGAGAGGATGACAAGTGCAAAAGAATTTATAGACGGCGATTTAATTGAGCCATTTATTGATTTTGGCAATACTTTAACGCAAGAAATTTCCACAGCTGTTCATGTTTTTGTCGAGAAGCTTGTGAAGCTAGTTGAGGAACTTAAAAGAGTTACATTGACATGTAATTGA